A genome region from Manis pentadactyla isolate mManPen7 chromosome 5, mManPen7.hap1, whole genome shotgun sequence includes the following:
- the DHX35 gene encoding probable ATP-dependent RNA helicase DHX35 isoform X2, whose protein sequence is MLVREMMVDPLLTKYSAIMLDEAHERTLYTDIAIGLLKKIQRKRGDLRLIVASATLDAEKFRDFFNQNETSDSTRDTCVILTVEGRTFPVDIFYLQSPVPDYIKSTVETVMKIHQTEGDGDILAFLTGQEEVESVVSMLIEQARALGRTGMKRHLRVLPMYAGLPSFEQMKVFERVSRSVRKVIVATNVAETSITISGIVYVIDCGFVKLRAYNPRTAIECLVVVPVSQASANQRAGRGGRSRSGKCYRLYTEEAFDQLPQSTVPEMQRSNLAPVILQLKALGIDNVLRFHFMSPPPAQSMVQALELLYALGGLDKDCRLTEPLGMRIAEFPLNPMFAKMLLESGNFGCSLEILSIAAMMQIQNIFVVPSNQKFQAIRMHRKFAVEEGDHLTMLNVYESFIKHNKNSHWCQEHFLNYKGLVRAATVREQLKKLLVKFQVPKKSSEGDPDPVLRCIVSGFFANAARFHSTGAYRTIRDDHELHIHPASVLYAEKPPRWVIYNEVIQTSKYYMRDVTAIESAWLLELAPHFYQQGTHLSLKAKRAKVQDQ, encoded by the exons ATGTTGGTCAGGGAAATGATGGTTGATCCATTGTTAACAAAATATAG TGCCATCATGTTGGATGAAGCCCACGAGAGGACCTTGTATACAGACATTGCCATTGGCTTGCTGAAAAAG ATTCAGAGAAAACGGGGGGATCTTCGATTGATTGTGGCTTCAGCCACTCTGGATGCAGAG aaattTCGGGATTTCTTTAATCAAAATGAAACCAGTGACTCAACCAGGGATACCTGTGTGATCCTTACAGTGGAAGGGCGGACATTTCCAGTGGATATCTTTTATCTGCAAAG TCCTGTTCCAGATTATATCAAATCAACTGTGGAAACTGTGATGAAAATTCACCAGACAGAAGGAGATGGAGACATATTAGCATTTCTTACTGGCCAG GAAGAGGTAGAAAGTGTCGTGTCTATGCTGATTGAGCAGGCTCGAGCACTAGGTCGAACCGGGATGAAGAGACACCTCCGGGTTCTCCCCATGTATGCAGGACTGCCTTCCTTTGAACAAATGAAAGTGTTTGAAAGGGTGTCACGCAGTGTCAGAAAG GTGATAGTGGCCACCAATGTGGCAGAAACCTCCATTACAATCAGCGGGATTGTGTATGTGATTGACTGTGGCTTTGTGAAACTCCGAGCCTACAATCCCAGGACAGCTATTGAGTGCTTGGTGGTGGTCCCAGTGTCCCAGGCGTCAGCCAACCAGCGAGCAGGACGTGGTGGCCGCAGCCGCTCTGGAAAATGTTATCGTCTTTATACAG AGGAAGCCTTTGACCAGCTGCCTCAATCCACAGTTCCCGAGATGCAGCGCAGCAATTTGGCACCTGTTATCCTACAGCTGAAAGCGCTAGGCATTGACAACGTCCTCAGGTTCCACTTCATGTCG CCTCCTCCAGCACAGTCGATGGTTCAGGCCTTGGAGTTACTCTATGCTCTGGGAG GTTTGGACAAAGACTGTCGCCTAACTGAACCACTTGGCATGAGAATAGCAGAGTTTCCTTTGAATCCCATGTTTGCAAAAATGCTACTTGAATCAG GAAATTTTGGCTGTTCTCTGGAAATCCTAAGCATTGCTGCCATGATGCAGATCCAGAATATCTTTGTGGTCCCCTCAAACCAGAAGTTTCAGGCA ATTCGAATGCACCGAAAATTTGCTGTGGAGGAGGGtgatcatcttactatgctcaacgTGTATGAATCATTTATCAAA CACAACAAGAACTCTCACTGGTGTCAGGAACATTTCCTGAATTACAAGGGTCTTGTCAGAGCTGCGACAGTCAGAGAACAATTGAAAAAGCTTCTTGTCAAGTTTCAAGTGCCCAAGAAATCCAGCGAAG GTGATCCAGATCCGGTTCTGAGGTGCATTGTTTCAGGATTCTTTGCCAATGCAGCAAGGTTTCATTCCACTGGAGCCTATAG GACTATCCGTGATGATCATGAATTACATATCCACCCTGCATCGGTCCTCTATGCAGAGAAGCCGCCTCGCTG GGTTATCTACAATGAAGTTATACAAACCTCGAAGTACTATATGAGAGATGTGACCGCTATTGAATCTGCTTGGCTGTTGGAGCTGGCTCCACACTTTTATCAACAAGGAACG